From the genome of Triticum aestivum cultivar Chinese Spring chromosome 3B, IWGSC CS RefSeq v2.1, whole genome shotgun sequence, one region includes:
- the LOC123069178 gene encoding probable serine/threonine-protein kinase DDB_G0267514 has product MDTENSWIRRTKFSHTVYTRVGSHGVHVAPLGRDVEQKLQRFVSMGKCVTMPIDRGNDETVAALKHTASLPSLRSSLQPNEKKASKQKMSLEIPLSPPAKSEKSKAPRARSLVKSPSSMMLLSYLNNAHTSQGSNLRQKANGSHHKLRSKSPLPSVVPSDTFREARASSQRFTSPPPKRVGSDKSVYGKSLGREGCDMGPSPDWCSTPVVSDKHNSQKDSSWTKRYFDNGGRRRVSAVETVRSRTVSMAQAVQSTVDWELDPTKLLVGHRFASGAHSRLYKGLYDDKPVALKFIRRPKHDTGGIIAAKLDKQYNTEVNALSHLHHKNVIKLVAAHRVGPVYYIITELLPGGSLRSYLHNPEHHPLPLERTISIALEIARGLEYIHSQGVVHRDIKPENILFDDKFEVKIADFGIACEETLCDLLVDDEGTYRWMAPEMLKRKPYNRKVDVYSFGLLLWEMVTGRIPFENLSPVQVAYAVANNNKKAMEPEDYCPAVVRPLIEQCCALQPEKRPDFWQIVKTLEKIQSVMSQGGRLDALRSSDHKKGLKHWIQKLKPSHGA; this is encoded by the exons ATGGACACGGAGAACTCCTGGATTAGGAGGACCAAGTTTTCACACACCGTCTACACGAGGGTTGGTTCCCATGGGGTGCATGTGGCTCCTCTTGGGAGGGATGTGGAGCAGAAACTTCAGAGGTTTGTGAGCATGGGTAAGTGTGTGACGATGCCCATTGATCGAGGCAATGATGAAACAGTGGCCGCGCTGAAGCATACTGCTAGTCTGCCATCACTCCGATCCTCACTCCAGCCTAATGAGAAAAAGGCCAGCAAGCAGAAGATGAGTTTAGAGATTCCTTTGAGCCCTCCTGCAAAGTCTGAGAAATCCAAGGCCCCAAGGGCGAGGAGCCTGGTCAAGAGCCCAAGCTCGATGATGCTCCTTAGCTACTTAAATAATGCACACACAAGTCAGGGCTCCAACCTTCGTCAAAAGGCTAACGGATCTCATCACAAGCTGAGATCCAAGTCCCCTCTTCCCAGCGTAGTGCCTTCAGATACATTCAGGGAAGCGAGGGCCAGCAGTCAGAGGTTCACAAGCCCTCCCCCGAAGCGTGTGGGATCTGATAAAAGCGTATATGGCAAATCGCTGGGCAGGGAAGGGTGTGATATGGGTCCAAGCCCTGATTGGTGTTCGACTCCGGTGGTCTCTGATAAGCACAATTCTCAGAAGGATAGCTCATGGACCAAAAGATACTTTGACAAtgggggaaggaggagggttaGTGCAGTAGAGACTGTGAGGAGCCGTACAGTTAGCATGGCTCAAGCGGTGCAATCGACAGTTGATTGGGAACTTGATCCAACCAAGCTGCTTGTTGGCCATAGGTTTGCTTCTGGGGCACATAGCCGGCTATACAAAGGACTTTACGATGATAAGCCGGTTGCCCTTAAATTTATCCGCCGGCCTAAGCATGACACTGGTGGGATAATAGCTGCAAAGCTTGACAAACAATATAACACTGAGGTCAATGCATTGTCTCATCTGCATCATAAGAATGTGATCAAG CTTGTAGCAGCTCATAGAGTTGGACCGGTTTATTACATAATTACGGAGCTTCTTCCTGGAGGTTCCTTGAGGTCATACCTGCACAACCCAGAGCACCACCCCCTCCCTCTGGAGAGGACCATATCCATCGCTCTGGAGATTGCCCGAGGGTTGGAGTACATCCACTCTCAGGGAGTTGTCCACCGCGACATTAAGCCCGAGAACATCCTTTTTGATGACAAGTTCGAGGTGAAGATTGCTGATTTTGGCATTGCCTGTGAGGAGACGTTATGTGATTTGCTAGTGGACGATGAGGGCACGTACCGCTGGATGGCCCCTGAGATGCTAAAGCGCAAGCCGTACAACCGGAAGGTGGATGTATATAGCTTTGGACTGCTGCTGTGGGAGATGGTGACCGGAAGAATTCCTTTCGAGAACCTGTCCCCAGTCCAGGTGGCTTATGCCGTTGCGAATAAC AACAAGAAAGCGATGGAGCCTGAAGATTATTGCCCGGCAGTAGTGAGACCCCTGATTGAGCAGTGCTGCGCATTGCAGCCCGAGAAGAGGCCAGATTTCTGGCAGATTGTGAAAACCCTGGAGAAAATCCAGTCTGTTATGTCGCAGGGCGGCCGCCTGGACGCGCTGAGGAGCAGTGACCACAAGAAGGGGCTTAAGCACTGGATTCAGAAACTGAAACCATCACACGGCGCCTGA